The following proteins are co-located in the Candidatus Delongbacteria bacterium genome:
- a CDS encoding T9SS type A sorting domain-containing protein: MKKIFFLSLTIILSLSAALINIPQDFPTIQNGLNAASTNDTVYVADGIYYENLIWPAIDGIKLIGSSKEQCIIDGNQSHGVIHIGLESNWIIGQTTLIENFTIQNGSTEEGGGGIYLINSEPQFKNLIIKNNSARHGGGVMCFNYSHAYFENVTIMDNTAQTWGGGIAAEFTSNIVLENVHIIGNTVGLYRGGGLWVGGGSHVIAKHTLIANNFANVGGGVYSGSKGSLSLENCTITNNWSSVKGGGIGVQEAYMAYPQIVNSIIWGNSPDQIIGDINITYSDIQDGWSGESNIDLNPLFIDSANEDYHLTVNSPCIDTGNPDSTFDPDNTIADMGAFFYDQSVEIDENTGNMVDGLELSNYPNPFNPITHISFNLEKLSKVNIVIYNIEGKKVNTITNNSFDVGKHSVSWNGTNGMGHPVSAGIYYYKIIVNNEMTSTKSCLLLK, from the coding sequence ATGAAGAAAATATTTTTTCTTAGTCTAACGATTATCCTAAGTTTATCAGCAGCATTAATAAATATTCCTCAAGATTTCCCGACCATTCAAAATGGTTTGAATGCTGCTTCAACCAATGATACCGTTTATGTAGCTGATGGCATCTACTATGAAAATTTGATTTGGCCAGCAATCGATGGTATTAAATTAATCGGAAGTAGTAAAGAGCAGTGTATCATTGATGGTAACCAATCACACGGAGTAATCCATATTGGATTAGAATCAAATTGGATAATTGGACAGACGACTTTGATAGAAAATTTCACTATTCAAAATGGAAGTACTGAAGAAGGAGGTGGAGGAATATATTTGATCAATTCAGAACCTCAGTTTAAAAATCTGATTATCAAAAATAATTCTGCTAGGCATGGCGGTGGTGTCATGTGTTTTAACTATTCACATGCATATTTTGAAAATGTGACTATCATGGACAATACTGCTCAAACGTGGGGTGGTGGAATCGCAGCTGAATTCACTTCCAATATTGTTCTTGAAAATGTACATATTATTGGGAATACTGTAGGTTTATATAGAGGTGGAGGGCTTTGGGTAGGTGGAGGATCACATGTTATTGCCAAACATACACTGATTGCTAATAATTTTGCTAATGTCGGCGGTGGTGTTTATTCAGGAAGTAAAGGTTCATTAAGCTTAGAAAACTGCACAATTACAAATAATTGGTCTTCAGTGAAAGGAGGAGGAATAGGTGTGCAAGAAGCTTATATGGCTTATCCTCAAATAGTAAATTCTATCATTTGGGGAAACTCACCAGATCAGATAATTGGTGATATAAATATAACTTACTCAGACATACAAGATGGTTGGAGTGGTGAAAGTAATATTGATTTAAATCCCTTATTTATTGATTCAGCAAATGAAGATTATCATTTAACTGTTAATTCTCCTTGCATTGATACGGGTAATCCAGATTCGACGTTTGATCCAGATAATACAATTGCTGATATGGGAGCATTTTTTTATGATCAAAGTGTTGAAATTGATGAGAATACCGGAAATATGGTTGATGGCTTAGAATTGAGTAATTATCCAAATCCGTTTAATCCTATTACTCATATTTCATTTAATTTAGAAAAACTTAGTAAAGTAAATATAGTGATCTATAATATTGAGGGTAAGAAAGTTAATACAATAACCAACAATAGTTTCGATGTAGGAAAGCACTCTGTATCATGGAATGGTACAAATGGCATGGGGCATCCAGTAAGTGCAGGCATTTACTATTATAAAATAATTGTTAACAATGAAATGACATCAACTAAAAGCTGTTTGCTATTGAAATAA